The Fusobacterium necrophorum subsp. necrophorum genome has a window encoding:
- a CDS encoding DUF6176 family protein — protein MKKEMEIKLYKLEVIPGKENIAEEWLEFLKQNKEAGEALLKKEKAYFEAYFKSIEEGRMYIYLFFSAEDVNFSNNKALHHGSSLDKKHFAYMKECVDLSKGDIMNCLFYLNNMEDFMK, from the coding sequence ATGAAAAAAGAAATGGAAATCAAATTATATAAACTTGAGGTTATCCCCGGAAAAGAAAACATTGCTGAAGAATGGTTGGAATTTTTAAAACAAAACAAAGAAGCGGGAGAAGCATTATTAAAAAAAGAAAAAGCTTATTTTGAAGCCTATTTCAAAAGCATAGAAGAGGGAAGGATGTATATCTATCTATTTTTCTCGGCAGAAGATGTAAATTTCTCCAATAATAAAGCCTTGCATCATGGCTCCTCTTTAGACAAAAAACATTTTGCCTATATGAAAGAATGTGTTGACCTCTCAAAAGGGGATATTATGAACTGTCTTTTTTATCTCAACAATATGGAAGATTTTATGAAATAA
- a CDS encoding class I SAM-dependent methyltransferase, translated as MKADYKNWMPKELLILIGSITSFFFLGFILLQRNIFSFQKTLHIILSFFFAIITVLGLIFFFLFVNMHRMFSYKGKRKLSKHIIEGIAEYATIPEGEKGLDVGCGSGALTIACAKRYPKASMIGLDYWGKQYPSFSQKLCEENASCEGVGNVTFLEGNAIKMEYPDESFDFVTSNYVYHNISGIDKKELLRETLRLLKKGGTFALHDIMPRRIYGDMNAFIKELKEMGYEKVELINTANGALIHPKEAKFLFLSTSALLFGKK; from the coding sequence ATGAAAGCAGATTATAAAAACTGGATGCCAAAAGAATTGTTAATTCTCATTGGAAGCATTACTTCATTTTTCTTCTTAGGATTTATCTTGCTACAAAGAAATATTTTTTCTTTTCAAAAAACATTGCATATCATTCTTTCCTTCTTTTTTGCTATCATAACTGTCTTAGGACTGATTTTCTTTTTTCTTTTCGTCAATATGCATCGAATGTTTTCCTACAAAGGAAAACGGAAACTTTCCAAGCATATTATAGAGGGAATTGCAGAATATGCTACGATTCCCGAGGGAGAAAAAGGGCTGGATGTGGGCTGTGGAAGTGGAGCCTTGACAATAGCTTGTGCTAAAAGATATCCCAAAGCTTCCATGATTGGATTGGACTACTGGGGAAAACAATATCCCTCCTTTAGCCAAAAATTATGCGAAGAAAATGCAAGCTGTGAAGGAGTTGGTAATGTAACATTTTTAGAGGGAAATGCTATAAAAATGGAGTATCCTGACGAAAGTTTTGATTTTGTAACAAGCAATTACGTCTATCACAACATTTCAGGAATTGATAAAAAAGAACTCTTGCGAGAAACTCTTCGACTTTTAAAAAAAGGAGGAACATTTGCTCTTCATGATATCATGCCAAGAAGAATTTATGGTGACATGAATGCCTTTATAAAAGAATTGAAGGAAATGGGCTATGAAAAAGTAGAACTTATCAACACTGCCAATGGGGCATTGATACATCCTAAGGAAGCAAAATTTTTGTTTTTGTCCACTTCCGCTCTACTGTTCGGAAAAAAATAA
- a CDS encoding TIGR00366 family protein: protein MTERKVWRMPHGFLIIGSILVFVTVLTWLIPAGEFERVLDEATGRNIVIPTSFHFVEANPVSPFRMFASILAGLVDAADVIFFTMISYGYMCMLIHVGAFDSGIGSLIRVMGKQDRLLLPILIWIFALMGASFGMYEEAYGFIPVVMGISLALGYDALLGAVVVMGSVGIGFAAAFVNPYTTAIAQGIAELPLFSGLWFRVLCFFVFVTVYTIFCMNYAHKIKKDPSKSFVYGDDFSHLMTTTKEELIQKRMSKKDTISLLIFVGSIVTFVLGSIYKGWYFEEISAVFLISMLLIGIVNGLSLSETCSAVVNIYKEIVYACLVIGIARALIIVMREGKIIDSVCYYLANAILGAHKMLAAMGMVIIQNLINFFIPSGSGQAATSMPIMTPIADIIGLNRQIAVVAFQFGDGFSNLFWPTQAAVDCAIAGCSLSKWYKFFAPLFVILLGLQFLLIAFAVFINLGPF, encoded by the coding sequence ATGACGGAGAGAAAAGTTTGGAGAATGCCACATGGATTTTTGATTATCGGAAGCATTCTTGTATTTGTAACGGTATTGACATGGTTGATTCCTGCGGGGGAATTTGAAAGGGTTTTGGATGAAGCTACGGGAAGAAATATTGTGATTCCTACAAGCTTTCATTTTGTAGAGGCGAATCCGGTGAGTCCGTTTAGAATGTTTGCTTCTATATTGGCAGGACTCGTGGATGCTGCAGATGTCATTTTCTTTACGATGATTTCCTATGGTTATATGTGTATGTTGATTCATGTGGGAGCTTTTGATTCCGGAATTGGAAGCCTAATTCGAGTTATGGGAAAACAGGATCGCTTGTTGTTGCCTATTTTGATTTGGATTTTTGCTCTCATGGGAGCTTCTTTCGGGATGTATGAAGAAGCATACGGATTCATTCCAGTAGTAATGGGAATTTCTTTGGCACTGGGCTATGATGCCTTATTGGGAGCCGTTGTCGTTATGGGTTCTGTGGGAATCGGATTTGCCGCTGCCTTTGTCAATCCTTACACGACGGCAATCGCACAGGGAATCGCAGAGCTTCCATTGTTTTCCGGACTTTGGTTTCGAGTTCTATGTTTCTTTGTTTTTGTCACTGTTTACACTATTTTTTGTATGAACTATGCTCATAAAATTAAGAAAGATCCTAGCAAAAGTTTTGTATATGGAGATGATTTCAGTCATCTAATGACAACAACAAAAGAAGAATTGATTCAAAAGCGAATGTCTAAAAAAGATACGATTTCTCTTCTTATTTTTGTGGGAAGTATTGTAACCTTTGTTCTGGGATCCATTTATAAAGGTTGGTATTTTGAAGAAATTTCCGCTGTTTTTTTAATCAGTATGTTATTGATTGGAATAGTAAATGGTCTTTCTCTTTCCGAGACTTGTTCCGCTGTGGTCAATATTTATAAAGAAATTGTCTATGCCTGTTTGGTCATAGGGATTGCAAGAGCCCTTATTATTGTTATGAGAGAGGGAAAAATCATTGACAGCGTGTGTTATTATTTAGCCAATGCGATTTTAGGAGCCCATAAAATGCTGGCAGCTATGGGAATGGTTATAATTCAAAATTTAATCAATTTCTTCATTCCTTCCGGAAGCGGACAAGCGGCAACTTCTATGCCGATTATGACACCGATTGCGGATATCATTGGATTAAACCGACAAATTGCAGTCGTAGCCTTCCAATTTGGGGACGGATTTTCCAATTTATTTTGGCCGACACAAGCAGCAGTTGACTGTGCGATTGCAGGGTGCAGTTTGTCAAAATGGTATAAATTTTTTGCTCCTTTGTTTGTTATTTTATTAGGATTGCAATTTCTTTTGATTGCTTTTGCCGTTTTTATCAATTTAGGGCCTTTTTAA
- a CDS encoding NUDIX hydrolase: MKFKHKERKEVFRNDVVTVYNENLILPNGKEVSWTFTGKREVVAILALTENQSVIMVEQYRPAIRREFLEIPAGLVEENELPLEAAKRELEEETGYQANTWTKICSYFGSAGVSDGEYHLFLAKGLKKTQQHLDEDEFLTVKEIPLHDISVYDLHDPKSIIAFQYYLLSSSYCEDTDK, from the coding sequence ATGAAATTTAAACATAAAGAAAGAAAAGAAGTTTTTCGAAATGATGTAGTCACTGTCTACAATGAAAATTTAATATTACCGAATGGAAAAGAAGTCAGTTGGACCTTTACAGGAAAAAGAGAGGTAGTGGCTATCTTAGCCTTGACAGAAAATCAAAGCGTCATTATGGTGGAACAATATCGCCCTGCGATTCGAAGAGAATTTTTGGAAATTCCTGCCGGTTTGGTAGAAGAAAACGAGCTTCCTTTAGAAGCTGCTAAAAGAGAGTTGGAAGAAGAAACAGGCTATCAGGCAAACACTTGGACAAAAATCTGCTCTTACTTTGGAAGTGCCGGAGTGAGTGACGGAGAATACCATCTATTTTTAGCCAAAGGATTAAAAAAAACTCAGCAACATTTGGATGAAGATGAATTTTTAACCGTGAAAGAAATTCCCTTGCACGACATTTCCGTCTATGATTTACACGACCCGAAAAGCATCATAGCTTTCCAATATTATTTGCTTTCTTCCTCTTATTGTGAAGATACAGATAAATAG
- a CDS encoding IS30 family transposase: MVQQKYTIKREKGKHLTSIERGKIEAYFKLGYSKTKIAQLIDVSRRTIQREIKRGWVEGLQNSDLSLYDTYSAHKAQRKYNDSQRKKEGNLKIDKNYELINFLENSMLIDKNSPYAALESAKKKGFNVNISLKTLYNYIHKELFIKFTEKDMCYKKDIRKKSLKEKRIRKQGGKSIEQRAQLINNREEIGHFEMDTVVGKRGSSSCLLVLTDRKSRLEVIRKLKSKTVKDVVETVKNIVREYPELIKTITSDNGSEFMNAEAIEELGIEYFYAHSYSSGERGSNENNNKLIRRYIKKGVDIGSISEEEIIRIEEWMNSYPRKLFNGKSSLEVYSKKLTKYFS; the protein is encoded by the coding sequence ATGGTTCAACAAAAGTATACTATAAAAAGAGAAAAAGGTAAACATTTAACTTCCATTGAAAGAGGAAAAATTGAAGCTTACTTTAAATTAGGGTATTCTAAAACTAAGATTGCTCAGTTAATTGATGTTTCTAGGAGAACTATTCAAAGAGAAATTAAAAGAGGTTGGGTAGAAGGATTACAAAACTCTGATTTATCTCTTTACGACACATACTCTGCGCATAAAGCTCAAAGAAAATATAATGATTCTCAAAGAAAAAAAGAAGGTAATTTAAAAATAGATAAGAATTATGAATTAATTAATTTTCTAGAAAACTCTATGCTTATTGATAAAAATTCTCCCTATGCAGCTTTAGAAAGTGCTAAAAAGAAGGGTTTCAATGTAAATATATCATTAAAAACATTGTATAACTATATTCATAAAGAATTATTTATAAAATTTACTGAGAAAGATATGTGTTACAAAAAAGATATAAGAAAAAAATCTCTCAAAGAAAAAAGAATAAGAAAACAAGGAGGAAAATCAATAGAACAAAGGGCACAGCTAATTAATAATAGAGAGGAAATAGGTCATTTTGAGATGGACACTGTTGTAGGCAAAAGAGGAAGCTCTTCATGTCTTTTAGTTCTTACAGATAGAAAATCAAGATTAGAAGTAATAAGAAAATTAAAGTCTAAAACAGTAAAAGATGTTGTGGAAACAGTAAAAAATATTGTTAGAGAATATCCAGAACTAATAAAGACAATTACAAGTGATAATGGAAGCGAATTTATGAATGCTGAAGCAATAGAAGAGTTAGGAATAGAATACTTTTATGCGCATAGTTATAGTTCAGGAGAAAGAGGAAGTAATGAAAATAATAATAAATTAATTAGGCGCTATATAAAAAAGGGAGTAGATATAGGTTCTATAAGCGAAGAAGAAATAATAAGAATAGAAGAGTGGATGAATTCATATCCAAGAAAATTATTTAATGGGAAAAGTTCCTTAGAAGTATATTCTAAAAAACTTACAAAATATTTTTCTTAG
- a CDS encoding DNA-3-methyladenine glycosylase I, with product MILESFQAGLNWHTILKKRENLRQAFDNFDYKKIALYNSQKVEKLMVNSGIVRNHLKILATINNTQKFIEIQKEFGSFSKYIWNFVGGKPIMNYPKSLKEVLATSSISDIIAKDLKI from the coding sequence TTGATATTGGAAAGCTTTCAGGCAGGACTTAATTGGCACACCATTTTAAAAAAGCGTGAAAATCTCAGACAGGCTTTTGATAACTTTGACTATAAAAAGATTGCCTTGTACAATTCGCAGAAAGTAGAAAAACTCATGGTAAATAGCGGTATTGTACGAAATCATTTAAAAATATTGGCGACTATCAATAATACACAGAAATTTATTGAGATACAGAAGGAATTTGGTTCATTTTCGAAATATATTTGGAATTTTGTCGGTGGAAAACCGATAATGAACTATCCTAAAAGTTTGAAGGAGGTTCTAGCCACAAGCTCTATTTCTGATATTATTGCCAAAGACTTGAAAATATGA
- the pepD gene encoding beta-Ala-His dipeptidase yields MKDLEKDIIFQHFLQICRIPRKTYLEQGISNYLFSWAKQRKLEVYQDEHWNLLIRKPASEGYEKRQGIILQAHMDMVCEKSPEVRHDFLKDPIPLQLDGDFISTGNKTTLGADDGIGMALAMTILTEENLKHPPIDVIFTTAEEEDMSGALAVDSSWFHTNRVINLDNSVDHEIIAGSSGGKGVEMKIPVETILKPEGSHEYRITISGLTGGHSGEDIHKGLASANVLLGRLLAHVREKLSFYISEIQGGNFRLALAREASVVVAISPEDFSILQKSVAEFEHRIKTMYQETEKQIQIEIMEATTKTEVFSKQFSEKLIDTILISPHGISEMFGGLGVVESSCNLGEIYRKEDSIFLITEIRATFEENREYLYEKIKVLAKHMGGRVREFSLYPSWIYQSHSKLQEAAKKVYQDLFQSSIKISVVHAGLECGCFSSKIKNMDAISIGPNIWNLHSPHEKLSISSTYKVYQFLTRLLEELE; encoded by the coding sequence ATGAAAGACTTAGAAAAGGATATTATTTTTCAACATTTTTTACAAATATGTCGAATTCCACGTAAAACATATTTGGAACAGGGAATAAGCAACTATCTGTTTTCTTGGGCAAAACAAAGGAAATTGGAAGTATATCAGGATGAACATTGGAATCTTCTGATTCGAAAGCCCGCCTCCGAAGGTTATGAAAAGAGACAAGGGATTATCTTACAGGCGCATATGGATATGGTTTGTGAAAAGAGCCCTGAAGTTCGGCATGACTTTTTGAAAGATCCTATTCCCCTTCAATTAGATGGAGATTTTATTTCTACCGGAAATAAAACAACTTTGGGAGCGGATGACGGGATAGGAATGGCTCTTGCTATGACCATTTTAACAGAAGAAAATTTAAAGCACCCTCCTATTGATGTCATTTTTACGACAGCGGAAGAAGAGGATATGAGTGGAGCTCTTGCTGTGGATTCTTCTTGGTTTCATACAAATCGAGTGATTAACTTGGATAATTCGGTAGATCATGAAATTATTGCCGGAAGCAGCGGAGGAAAGGGAGTGGAAATGAAGATTCCTGTCGAAACAATTTTGAAACCGGAAGGAAGTCATGAATATAGGATTACAATTTCCGGATTGACAGGAGGACATTCGGGAGAAGATATTCATAAAGGCTTGGCCAGTGCGAATGTCCTACTGGGAAGATTGTTAGCTCATGTACGAGAAAAACTTTCTTTTTATATTTCTGAAATACAGGGAGGAAATTTCCGTTTGGCTCTTGCCAGGGAGGCAAGTGTGGTTGTAGCTATTTCACCGGAAGATTTTTCCATTTTACAAAAAAGTGTAGCAGAATTTGAACATAGGATAAAGACTATGTATCAAGAGACGGAAAAACAGATCCAAATTGAAATTATGGAAGCAACTACTAAAACGGAAGTTTTTTCTAAGCAGTTTTCGGAAAAACTTATAGATACGATTTTAATAAGTCCTCATGGAATTTCAGAAATGTTTGGAGGGCTTGGAGTGGTAGAGAGTTCTTGCAATTTAGGAGAAATTTATAGAAAAGAAGATTCGATTTTCTTGATAACAGAAATTAGAGCCACTTTTGAAGAAAATCGGGAATATCTGTATGAAAAAATAAAAGTTTTGGCGAAACATATGGGAGGCAGGGTAAGAGAATTTTCTTTGTATCCAAGTTGGATCTATCAATCTCATTCTAAGCTACAAGAAGCAGCAAAAAAAGTTTATCAGGATTTGTTTCAATCCTCTATAAAAATATCGGTAGTACATGCCGGATTGGAGTGCGGTTGCTTTTCTTCGAAAATAAAAAATATGGATGCTATTTCCATTGGACCGAATATTTGGAATTTGCATTCTCCCCACGAAAAGCTAAGTATATCTTCAACTTATAAAGTATATCAGTTTTTAACTCGATTATTGGAAGAGTTAGAATAA
- a CDS encoding pyridoxamine 5'-phosphate oxidase family protein codes for MRKKNREISDWNEIIEVMKRCDVCRLAFNDKEGYPYILPLNFGLDISNGIVKLYFHSATEGYKWEVIARDNRTTFEMDCEHELEYFAEQGYCTMAYESVIGRGKVTELEEEEKVAALQKLMDHYHAEHTYYNPAAISRTRVYALTVESMTGKRKEKKS; via the coding sequence ATGAGAAAAAAGAACAGAGAGATAAGCGATTGGAATGAAATAATCGAAGTGATGAAACGATGTGATGTTTGCAGACTGGCATTTAATGATAAAGAGGGCTATCCTTATATTTTGCCTTTGAATTTTGGATTGGATATTTCCAATGGAATTGTAAAACTATATTTTCATAGTGCAACGGAAGGTTACAAATGGGAAGTTATAGCAAGAGATAATCGTACTACCTTTGAAATGGACTGCGAACATGAACTGGAATATTTTGCAGAGCAAGGATACTGCACGATGGCATATGAAAGCGTCATCGGAAGAGGGAAAGTTACAGAATTGGAAGAAGAGGAAAAAGTTGCCGCTTTACAAAAATTGATGGATCATTATCATGCGGAACATACTTATTATAACCCGGCAGCCATTTCCAGAACCAGAGTATATGCTTTAACGGTAGAAAGCATGACAGGAAAAAGAAAGGAGAAGAAGAGCTGA
- a CDS encoding radical SAM protein gives MIFDSYDYPLYRPPSEAYSLILQITLGCSHNGCVFCGMYQSKKFHVKSIEQVKQEMDMFATRYAHIDKIFLADGNALTASTDFLAEVLDYIKIKFPKCERVSCYATHIDIRKKSLEELQLLSSKGLTLLYIGVESGDDETLRFIRKGATAQEMITLSKKVKDANMKLSATFILGINGQERDNTQHAIKTGEIISKMYLDYVGLLTLRLEEGSYLTSLAAEGKYTTVGIEEVVRELKLILENIHPEEISQEIIFRSNHASNFLTLKGTLPQDRDAMLKKVKEVIEIGEYPVQRKYYF, from the coding sequence ATGATTTTTGATAGCTATGATTACCCTTTGTATCGTCCACCGAGTGAGGCATATTCGCTGATTTTGCAAATCACTTTAGGTTGCTCTCATAACGGCTGTGTCTTCTGTGGAATGTATCAAAGTAAAAAATTCCATGTCAAATCCATAGAACAGGTAAAACAGGAAATGGATATGTTTGCTACCCGATATGCCCATATTGATAAAATTTTTCTGGCAGATGGGAATGCTTTGACCGCTTCGACTGATTTCTTAGCGGAAGTGCTGGACTATATTAAAATAAAGTTCCCAAAATGTGAAAGAGTATCCTGTTATGCTACCCACATTGACATTCGAAAAAAATCTTTGGAAGAGTTACAATTACTTTCTTCCAAAGGATTAACTCTACTATATATCGGAGTGGAAAGCGGAGATGATGAAACCCTTCGATTTATCAGGAAAGGTGCTACTGCTCAAGAAATGATTACCTTATCTAAAAAAGTGAAAGATGCAAATATGAAATTATCTGCCACTTTCATTTTGGGAATCAACGGTCAGGAAAGAGACAATACCCAACATGCCATTAAAACAGGGGAAATTATTTCAAAAATGTATTTGGATTATGTTGGACTCTTAACTCTTCGTTTAGAAGAGGGAAGTTATTTAACCAGTCTTGCCGCCGAAGGAAAATACACCACGGTTGGAATTGAAGAAGTGGTTCGGGAATTGAAGTTAATTTTGGAAAATATTCATCCGGAAGAAATTTCACAGGAAATTATTTTCCGTTCCAATCATGCTTCCAATTTCTTAACACTAAAAGGAACTCTTCCACAAGACAGAGATGCTATGCTTAAAAAAGTGAAAGAAGTAATAGAAATAGGAGAATATCCTGTTCAAAGAAAATACTATTTCTAA
- a CDS encoding flavodoxin — protein sequence MNKNTLVVYFTWSNTSKKIAERIQALLQADIFQIQTEKIYPDTYLACIVDAGKEKMKKERPVLRNYLQSIEQYEKIILVFPNWWGGLPMPVFTFLEHLDFSEKTILPVCMNGGSGFSKTIKQLQETCPTAKVLEGIEIKKKAVESEETQKRLEKWLRIE from the coding sequence ATGAATAAAAATACTTTAGTTGTTTATTTTACATGGAGCAACACTTCCAAAAAAATAGCGGAAAGAATACAAGCTTTGCTACAAGCTGATATTTTTCAAATTCAAACGGAAAAAATATATCCCGATACTTATTTGGCATGTATTGTCGATGCAGGAAAAGAAAAAATGAAAAAAGAAAGACCTGTTTTACGAAATTATCTACAAAGTATAGAACAATACGAGAAAATTATTCTTGTTTTTCCGAATTGGTGGGGAGGCTTACCAATGCCTGTCTTTACTTTTCTGGAACATCTCGATTTTTCTGAGAAAACCATTTTGCCGGTTTGTATGAACGGGGGAAGCGGATTTTCCAAAACAATAAAGCAACTTCAAGAAACTTGTCCTACAGCTAAAGTATTGGAAGGAATTGAAATAAAAAAGAAAGCAGTAGAATCTGAGGAAACTCAAAAAAGATTGGAAAAATGGCTGAGGATAGAATAG
- a CDS encoding cupin domain-containing protein, with amino-acid sequence MKNIFENLEYPKGETQEKIEDLFSGKSFRVERILSGGQVSSEWYNQEKEEWVCLLQGEAKLEYENGNILSLQKGDILFIPAHQKHKVIYTSEQCIWLCVFEK; translated from the coding sequence ATGAAAAATATTTTTGAAAATTTGGAATATCCAAAAGGAGAAACACAGGAAAAAATAGAAGACTTGTTTTCCGGAAAATCGTTTCGAGTGGAAAGAATTCTGTCCGGTGGACAAGTGAGTTCCGAGTGGTATAATCAGGAAAAGGAAGAATGGGTCTGTTTATTACAAGGGGAAGCAAAGTTGGAATATGAAAATGGAAATATTCTTTCTCTACAAAAAGGAGATATTCTTTTCATTCCCGCTCATCAGAAACATAAAGTGATCTACACTTCTGAACAGTGTATTTGGCTCTGCGTTTTTGAAAAATAA
- a CDS encoding YcxB family protein — translation MEYQYESRFLTTDEMIKEYIRKVLKSFFRKCLFGIFLSFTLLMLIAPIPKRSIYLVVIVGVLCILFDIFYGILLFREIKKIAFKLHNEEKQECIVQFGENISMKEGNFSLGIEYSQINKIYYLKHSFVLMFTRHNGIIVSPTHFTKGDFEHFQEFIQEKCPKAKRIIKN, via the coding sequence ATGGAATATCAATATGAAAGCAGATTTTTAACTACAGATGAAATGATAAAAGAATATATCAGGAAGGTATTAAAAAGTTTTTTTCGAAAGTGTCTTTTCGGAATATTTTTGAGCTTTACACTTCTTATGCTCATTGCCCCTATTCCAAAGAGGAGTATTTATTTAGTAGTTATAGTAGGAGTGCTATGTATTTTATTCGATATTTTCTATGGTATTCTTCTATTTCGTGAAATTAAGAAAATTGCTTTTAAACTTCATAATGAGGAAAAGCAGGAATGTATCGTTCAATTTGGAGAAAATATTTCCATGAAAGAAGGAAATTTTTCTTTAGGAATAGAGTACTCTCAAATTAACAAGATATATTATTTGAAGCATTCCTTTGTTTTGATGTTTACAAGGCACAATGGCATTATAGTAAGTCCGACTCATTTCACGAAAGGAGATTTTGAACATTTTCAGGAATTTATTCAAGAAAAATGTCCAAAAGCAAAAAGAATTATAAAAAATTGA
- a CDS encoding GNAT family N-acetyltransferase: MLHQCTSEDKKIWVELNKEFIYYEYQEENVWNHPLKSGNLEEDFDNIMRDSMFSTVLFLILEEGVPIGFMNLQSFYSIWSHGKVFLLDDFFIQENFRGKGYGSKALQDLEKYAKANNIKRIQLWAENTNPKAIQFYPKHHYKEQEIHLFVKYMKK, translated from the coding sequence ATGCTTCATCAATGTACCTCAGAAGATAAAAAAATATGGGTCGAATTGAACAAAGAATTTATTTATTATGAATATCAGGAAGAAAATGTTTGGAATCATCCTTTGAAATCCGGAAATTTGGAGGAGGATTTTGACAATATCATGAGAGATTCCATGTTCTCCACAGTTTTATTTCTGATACTCGAGGAAGGAGTCCCGATCGGTTTTATGAATCTACAAAGTTTTTATAGCATTTGGAGTCATGGAAAGGTCTTTCTCTTGGATGATTTTTTTATTCAGGAAAACTTTCGTGGAAAAGGATATGGCAGCAAAGCCTTGCAGGACTTGGAAAAATATGCAAAAGCAAATAATATCAAACGAATTCAGCTATGGGCAGAAAACACAAATCCCAAAGCAATTCAATTCTATCCCAAACATCATTACAAGGAGCAGGAAATTCATTTGTTTGTAAAATATATGAAAAAATAG
- a CDS encoding DMT family transporter codes for MKIEQKTKAVIYMLISALGFTLMSVAVKAIPGIPLFEKVFFRNLISCFVAFLLLLREKRGFYVVTENRVPIFIRSFLGFLGVVTNFYAVQHLILADSNMLGKLSPITVSFFAVLYLKEKVDKEQILGIVLSFVGALFVIKPSFSLSMLPSLAGLTSVTFAGISYTVIRYLNDKENPNIIVFYFSLMSVLCSLPFMMANFQIPSLKEWFFLMGIGFMACMAQFFMTYSYKNAEASEVAVYNYSGIPYGIILGYLLFDEIPDIYSYIGGTIIIVMAIYLYLHNKRKKANNIGKL; via the coding sequence TTGAAGATAGAACAAAAAACAAAAGCAGTAATTTACATGTTAATCTCTGCCTTAGGATTTACTTTAATGAGTGTTGCTGTCAAAGCCATTCCCGGAATCCCGCTTTTTGAAAAGGTATTTTTTCGAAATTTAATCAGTTGTTTTGTGGCTTTTTTATTACTTCTAAGAGAAAAAAGAGGATTTTATGTTGTAACAGAAAATAGAGTTCCTATTTTCATTCGTTCTTTTCTCGGTTTTTTAGGAGTTGTGACAAACTTTTACGCTGTACAACATTTAATTCTTGCGGATTCCAATATGCTGGGAAAACTTTCTCCGATTACCGTTTCTTTTTTTGCCGTTCTTTACTTGAAAGAAAAAGTGGATAAAGAACAAATTTTGGGAATTGTACTTTCCTTTGTCGGAGCTTTGTTTGTCATTAAACCAAGTTTTTCTTTGTCAATGTTACCGAGTCTAGCAGGCTTAACCTCAGTTACTTTTGCTGGAATTTCTTATACTGTCATTCGATATTTAAATGACAAAGAAAATCCCAATATCATAGTCTTTTATTTCTCTTTGATGTCGGTACTTTGCTCTCTTCCTTTTATGATGGCGAACTTTCAAATTCCAAGCCTAAAGGAGTGGTTCTTTCTAATGGGGATTGGATTCATGGCTTGTATGGCTCAATTCTTTATGACCTATTCCTACAAAAATGCGGAGGCTTCTGAAGTAGCCGTTTATAACTATTCAGGAATTCCCTATGGAATTATTTTAGGATATCTTCTTTTTGACGAAATTCCCGATATTTATAGCTATATCGGCGGAACGATTATCATTGTTATGGCTATTTATCTGTATCTTCACAATAAGAGGAAGAAAGCAAATAATATTGGAAAGCTATGA